From the genome of Halorussus caseinilyticus, one region includes:
- a CDS encoding RNA-binding protein: MAEVPFHYIDLRAFCYATEDDKRVEQALRTYLPDEFEIERATSEGHHGDRILVLSARVENADEMRRVLSRVAELPDADGLLDELDQRVDDNCSLFLRLDKQAAYRGEAELGEGITFRAKVEAYPAKKDAAVENAREALTAL; this comes from the coding sequence ATGGCCGAAGTTCCGTTCCACTACATCGACCTGCGGGCGTTCTGCTACGCGACCGAGGACGACAAGCGCGTCGAGCAAGCCCTGCGGACCTACCTTCCCGACGAGTTCGAAATCGAGCGAGCGACCAGCGAGGGTCACCACGGCGACCGAATCCTCGTCCTCTCGGCGCGCGTCGAGAACGCCGACGAGATGCGCCGCGTCCTCTCGAGGGTGGCCGAACTCCCCGACGCCGACGGCCTGCTGGACGAACTCGACCAGCGAGTGGACGACAACTGCTCGCTGTTCCTCCGTCTCGACAAGCAGGCGGCCTACCGCGGCGAGGCCGAACTCGGCGAGGGAATCACGTTCCGCGCGAAGGTCGAAGCCTACCCCGCCAAGAAAGACGCCGCCGTCGAGAACGCCCGCGAAGCACTGACGGCGCTGTAG
- a CDS encoding DUF2391 domain-containing protein, which yields MSDPRTDAAAGESNPGPDPELDDLLDELETLERTVDDPEEVEQVRETIRVARRVSTPSAFGRVIRGFDRHDAAESLVGSIVVGVPMLVEGGTLEIGAHLATHPVAFLATLVGTVGVVVGVLYVAEIQQVEIYRPFFGVVPRRLVGVLAISFATALALMTGWGRVEWTDPWLAVCQTTVTFAPMALGGALGDILPGS from the coding sequence ATGAGCGACCCCCGAACCGACGCCGCCGCGGGCGAGTCGAATCCGGGGCCGGACCCCGAACTCGACGACCTGTTGGACGAACTCGAAACGCTGGAGAGGACAGTAGACGACCCCGAGGAAGTCGAACAGGTCCGCGAGACGATACGGGTCGCCCGGCGGGTCTCGACCCCGAGCGCGTTCGGCCGGGTCATCCGTGGGTTCGACCGGCACGACGCCGCCGAATCGCTGGTCGGGAGCATCGTCGTCGGCGTGCCGATGCTGGTCGAGGGCGGGACGCTCGAAATCGGGGCGCACCTCGCCACCCATCCGGTTGCCTTCCTCGCCACGCTGGTCGGGACCGTCGGGGTCGTCGTCGGCGTGCTGTACGTCGCCGAAATCCAGCAGGTCGAAATCTACCGACCCTTCTTCGGCGTGGTCCCGCGCCGACTCGTGGGCGTCCTCGCCATCTCGTTCGCCACGGCGCTCGCGCTGATGACCGGGTGGGGGCGCGTCGAGTGGACCGACCCGTGGCTCGCGGTGTGTCAGACCACGGTGACGTTCGCTCCGATGGCTCTCGGCGGCGCTCTCGGCGACATTCTGCCGGGGTCGTGA
- a CDS encoding DUF1918 domain-containing protein: protein MSFEKEDRVILHDEHSDYDGEEGEVTQVMDTMFGDSTYTVSFEDGQETGIPEDSLEAVEDEE, encoded by the coding sequence ATGAGCTTCGAGAAAGAAGACCGCGTGATTCTCCACGACGAACACAGCGACTACGACGGCGAAGAGGGCGAAGTGACCCAAGTGATGGACACGATGTTCGGCGACAGCACCTACACCGTCAGTTTCGAGGACGGTCAGGAGACCGGCATCCCCGAGGACTCGCTGGAAGCGGTCGAAGACGAAGAGTAG
- a CDS encoding NUDIX domain-containing protein, protein MTAVDDLWYLTTRAEQRAEQVHHRLTDAHEKFLERRHARRVSRPRFRTLAERIAEFGAPYGTHSVVYRPSGELLLVRHAGVGMWVVPGGEPDPGESFREAAERELAEEAGVEATYDGLAMNVRVEIRCGEYSTWGVLPLFEARVEGEATPDPDDPDGEITDARWFADLPEDTRDREDLLAWREFALK, encoded by the coding sequence ATGACTGCGGTGGACGACCTCTGGTATCTCACCACGCGGGCCGAACAGCGCGCCGAACAGGTCCACCATCGCCTGACCGACGCTCACGAGAAGTTCCTCGAACGCCGTCACGCCCGGCGGGTCTCCCGGCCGCGGTTCCGGACGCTCGCCGAGCGAATCGCCGAGTTTGGCGCGCCCTACGGCACACACTCGGTCGTCTACCGGCCGTCGGGGGAACTCCTGCTCGTCCGGCACGCGGGCGTCGGGATGTGGGTCGTCCCCGGCGGCGAACCCGACCCCGGCGAGTCGTTCCGGGAGGCCGCCGAGCGCGAACTGGCGGAGGAGGCGGGCGTCGAAGCGACCTACGACGGACTGGCGATGAACGTCCGGGTCGAGATTCGGTGCGGCGAGTACTCGACGTGGGGCGTCCTACCCCTGTTCGAAGCCCGCGTCGAGGGCGAGGCGACGCCCGACCCCGACGACCCCGACGGCGAAATCACCGACGCGCGGTGGTTCGCCGACCTTCCGGAGGACACGCGGGACCGCGAGGACCTGCTGGCGTGGCGCGAGTTCGCGCTGAAGTGA